In the Salvia splendens isolate huo1 chromosome 16, SspV2, whole genome shotgun sequence genome, CACCCGCTGTTGTACGAGGCATTCTCGTTGCTGAAGACGAAGAACTCCGGCGCGTACCTGATCGTCGCCGGCGCGGGGCCGTGGATGCAACGGTACAAGGAGATGGGGAATCAGGTGGTCGTCCTCGGATCGATGAATCCGTCGGAATTGCGAGGGTTTTACAACGCGATCGACGTGTTTGTGAACCCTACGCTGCGGCCGCAGGGGCTGGATCTGACGCTGATGGAGGCGATGATGAGCGGGAAGCCGGTGATGGCGTCGAGGTTTCCGAGCATCAAGGGGACTATCGTGGTTGACGATGAGTACGGATTCATGTTCTCGCCGAATGTGGAGTCACTCTACGAGGCGctggaggaggcggcggcggagggggcgGAGAGGCTGGCGGAGAGAGGGAGGGCTTGCCGGGAATATGCTAGCTCGATGTTCACGGCGAGGAAAATGGCAATGGCGTATGAGAGATTATTTCTTTGTATAAAAAATGAGACCTTTTGTATCTACTCTTAGATggattttgtttcatttttttcttttcttatttatttcgAAATATGTATGACTTCATTTTGCTACTTTCTTTTCCCTGAGTTTTCAGGCACATATTTACCACACAAAAAAAGTTAGAGAGAAGTCCATTTCAATGAAATGTTGAAAAATCTAAGACAAAATCATAGATCTTCTATTTGTTTCAAATCTGTGATATGCAGGTTTAGTTCTCAAAAACAAAATCACACAAGAGGCTAATCCCACAAGAGAAATGCAGCCCCAGCCCACAAATGTCAAGAAATAGCATTTCCTCCCCATACATACCAGTGTCTCTCCCACGAGCCCAAGCACCGCCGTTGCATTCATGTCATAGACTGCCGCTGCCAGGAAGCCGTAGACGAGGGACCCGATTGGGATGTTCGTGATGAGAATGTTGTGGTTCACACCCATGCCATTTGCCCCGAACAGCTCTGATGTTATTGAAACTGCAGCTGCAAATATGAACCCCGAGCTCAGCCCGATCATCGCTGTCCCTACTCGGATCATGAAGGCGCGGTCTCCGAACAAGGAGAGGATAAGGAACGCGGTTGGCGTGGGGAGGAGAGCTATGGCCAGCCACCCAGTTCTGGCAAAGTAGACCTTCCTGCAGaaatatgacatttttgttttcaaatttatGCAGCATCATCCACAAATGGAGCTCTTCACTACTAACCTTCGAATGTAGTCTGGTGTGGCTGAGAGGAGGCGGCCGAAGAAGGAGAAAGAGGAATATATCGTGATGAGCTCGGGGGTGACTGAGCTATGCCCAAGTGACTGAGCAATCTGCCCAAGATTATTGCTGTACACCAGACCTATGGTTCCTCCACAGAAATAAGCGACAAAGTATAGCCAAAAGTCGAACCTACGTACGAGCTCCCCTGCTGTGTGTTCGTGCCCGAGCATCACTAGCTGGTCCTTCGTGATGACCGCACACCTGTCCAGTCCAGACATGCCATGTGCTGATGATGCACCGCCATTTCCAGAGTAGGTCAGCCCATTTTCCACACTGCTGGCACGGCTGAGGAGCTGTTTATGCAGCTCGAGATCCTCAGCATCGACGAGAATGAACCCTGAGCCATCGAGCTGGAAGCTGCTGTAGACTGTGGTGTGGAACCACTCTCTGGCGTACAGAATCCCGGGGATCCCTAGAGGGAGGATCAGAAGGAAGATGGCTCCACACCAGAGGAGTCGAGCTGTGAACAGATCTGATGGATGGAGGAAGAGGAGATACAGCCCGGTGACGACTGCTAGCATGTTTAGCTTGAGGAACGTGAAGTGGTCGCGTTTGACACCGTCCGGATCGAGCAGATCGAGGGGGGGCTGGCAGAGGATGGGAATCAGAGCCATGAGGGATGTGACGAGGGGTATCAAGGCGTTGAGGAGGAGGTAAACAGCGGATGAGGAAGGGCTGAGGGACTTCACCGCGAGGTTGTATAGAGCTGCGCTTACGCCATTGAAGCTAACGGTGAGGGAGAGCGCGAGCGGCATTGCAGAGGGGAAATTCTTGATGCAGAGGACAAAGCAGACTGTGTTGAACCAGCAGATGCTGCAACCAGCTAACAAGCAAAGCAAGAATATCTGTAGCAGAAATTTGATGATGCAGTGCCACTGCATTAGATGATGCTATAACACAGAACATATTTTTCATCACTGCAATTGATACTTTCATATTGATTATATCTAATGTTGTGTTTGAATAGAGTTCTTACTTCTTATACTTGTCTTCACATattttcaatttgtttgtttaGTTACCAATAGCACAGCCGTAAAAAAATCCTATAACCATGACTGAGTTAATTCGGTCAAAGGCTTAGCATTAGGTTCAGGAAAGAACTTAGCTACACAAATCCCAAATCTACATGTATAGCTTTGAATATTgtaaatgaaaaaatgaattcAAGAATTAGTCGTAATTCATAACATGTTGTGATTCCTATGAAGCCATTTGGCTGTAACTTATGGTTGCCACAAATATGCTGGATAAAGTGATAacttaaaaaatagtactactgtAGTAGACATTTCCCAAGAAAAAATAAGGTTCACTTCTACAGATTTGATGCCATCATAAATTTTTTGATAGGGGACCATTCTTCGTGTAGAAATCATGTAATTATTTTAACTAGGCCATAGTCATTTTAC is a window encoding:
- the LOC121772220 gene encoding protein NUCLEAR FUSION DEFECTIVE 4-like, whose protein sequence is MAAQSRKWMILVATIWIQAFTGTNFDFSAYSSELKAVLGISQVQLNYLATASDLGKAVGWSSGVALMWMPLWAVMFAAAAMGFVGYGAQWLVISNVITLPYFVIFLLCLLAGCSICWFNTVCFVLCIKNFPSAMPLALSLTVSFNGVSAALYNLAVKSLSPSSSAVYLLLNALIPLVTSLMALIPILCQPPLDLLDPDGVKRDHFTFLKLNMLAVVTGLYLLFLHPSDLFTARLLWCGAIFLLILPLGIPGILYAREWFHTTVYSSFQLDGSGFILVDAEDLELHKQLLSRASSVENGLTYSGNGGASSAHGMSGLDRCAVITKDQLVMLGHEHTAGELVRRFDFWLYFVAYFCGGTIGLVYSNNLGQIAQSLGHSSVTPELITIYSSFSFFGRLLSATPDYIRRKVYFARTGWLAIALLPTPTAFLILSLFGDRAFMIRVGTAMIGLSSGFIFAAAVSITSELFGANGMGVNHNILITNIPIGSLVYGFLAAAVYDMNATAVLGLVGETLVCMGRKCYFLTFVGWGCISLVGLASCVILFLRTKPAYHRFETNRRSMILS